The following are from one region of the Salvia hispanica cultivar TCC Black 2014 chromosome 1, UniMelb_Shisp_WGS_1.0, whole genome shotgun sequence genome:
- the LOC125221969 gene encoding tRNA threonylcarbamoyladenosine dehydratase — MGERGKYVVLLGAGALIGSAATLALVKLLPRRIGGEGANVDSIESKECKFVESVNHGVDGTDLLMDDIVSEQLTRNIQFFGLEHQKNVVSSFVVVIGLGGVGSHAASMLLRSGVGKLLLVDFDQVSVSSLNRHAVATREDVGTPKAICLKKHFSAIFPECHVDAKVMLYDSSSEDEILSGNPDFVLDCIDNIDTKVALLAACVRRGLKVLSATGAGARADPTRIRVADLRESSNDPLSRAVRYRLRKEHGIEGGIPVVFSLEKPKAKLLPFKAPNGEEENPSDYQIVPGFRVRIIPVLGTIPAIFGQVMASYVVTQLAELQVHVEPVVNFDTDHYRVLHQRLIEHEELQFGTAKQVQVDVEEVMYIVKELWHGRSARDESPKDVGRGMWRSVNDLMLIRWDRTKPASVSNLVLLKFKEADEHEVRSLEDIKEQEPEFFARVTSVLKRAELDFGL, encoded by the exons atgggagAGCGAGGGAAATATGTGGTGTTGCTTGGGGCCGGAGCTCTAATTGGTTCTGCCGCTACCCTTGCTCTCGTCAAACTTCTCCCCAG ACGGATTGGAGGGGAGGGTGCTAATGTGGACTCCATTGAATCCAAAG AATGTAAGTTCGTGGAAAGTGTGAATCATGGTGTGGATGGCACTGATCTGCTGATGGATGATATTGTGTCTGAACAACTTACAAG GAATATTCAGTTCTTTGGCTTGGAACACCAGAAAAATGTAGTATCTTCTTTTGTTGTTGTCATTGGTCTTGGAGGAGTCGGGAGTCATGCTGCATCTATGCTTTTGAGGTCTGGTGTTGGCAAGCTTCTTCTTGTTGATTTTGACCAG GTCTCAGTTTCATCGTTGAATAGACATGCAGTTGCGACTAGGGAGGATGTTGGTACCCCGAAAGCCATATGTCTGAAGAAGCATTTCTCAGCAATATTCCCAGAGTGTCATGTAGATGCAAAAGTGATGCTATATGATTCATCATCTGAAGATGAAATTCTTTCCGGGAACCCTGATTTTGTTTTAGATTGCATTGATAACATTGACACAAAG GTGGCTCTTCTTGCTGCATGTGTTCGGCGTGGATTGAAAGTTCTATCTGCTACTGGAGCTGGGGCAAGAGCTGATCCAACAAGAATACGTGTGGCTGACTTGAGAGAATCATCCAATGATCCATTATCTCGTGCA GTTAGGTACCGCTTAAGGAAGGAACATGGTATTGAAGGTGGTATTCCTGTAGTGTTTTCACTGGAGAAACCCAAGGCAAAACTGCTTCCTTTCAAAGCACCAAatggggaagaagaaaatcCTTCAGATTATCAA ATTGTTCCAGGTTTTCGAGTTCGCATCATTCCTGTCCTGGGAACGATTCCAGCAATTTTCGGACAAGTCATGGCTTCATATGTTGTAACACAATTAGCAGAATTGCAAGTTCATGTGGAGCCAGTTGTTAATTTTGATACAGATCATTACCGAGTCCTCCATCAGCGTCTGATTGAGCATGAAGAGCTACAATTCGGTACAGCAAAGCAAGTTCAG GTGGATGTTGAGGAGGTTATGTATATAGTTAAAGAGTTGTGGCATGGCCGAAGTGCTAGAGATGAATCACCTAAAGATGTTGGACGTGGAATGTGGCGTTCAGTCAATGATTTAATGCTTATCAG ATGGGATCGCACGAAACCAGCTTCAGTCTCAAATCTAGTTCTCCTAAAATTCAAAGAG GCTGATGAACACGAGGTGAGGTCATTGGAAGATATAAAAGAACAAGAACCAGAGTTTTTTGCTAGAGTGACATCGGTGCTGAAGCGAGCCGAGCTTGATTTCGGGTTATGA